A section of the Camelus dromedarius isolate mCamDro1 chromosome 14, mCamDro1.pat, whole genome shotgun sequence genome encodes:
- the PLA2G5 gene encoding phospholipase A2 group V, with the protein MKGVLILAWFLACSVPAVPGSLLDLSSMIEDVTGKPALESFGFYGCYCGWGGKGTPVDAIDWCCWWHDVCYAELERKGYNVLTQSYRYRVRQGLVTCELGSHCQMELCACDQKLVHCLKRNRRSYSSLYQYFPNFLCI; encoded by the exons ATGAAGGGCGTTCTCATACTGGCCTGGTTCCTGGCTTGTA GTGTGCCTGCTGTCCCAGGGAGCTTGCTGGACCTGAGTTCAATGATTGAGGATGTGACTGGGAAGCCTGCCTTGGAGAGCTTTGGCTTCTACGGCTGTTACTGTGGCTGGGGGGGCAAAGGGACCCCTGTGGATGCTATTGACTG GTGCTGTTGGTGGCATGACGTCTGCTATGCGGAGCTGGAGAGGAAAGGCTACAACGTCTTGACACAGTCGTACAGATACAGAGTCAGACAGGGCCTGGTCACCTGTG AACTCGGGTCCCACTGCCAGATGGAGCTCTGTGCCTGTGACCAGAAGCTCGTCCACTGCctgaagagaaacagaaggagcTACAGCTCTCTTTACCAATACTTCCCCAACTTCCTCTGCATCTAG
- the PLA2G2D gene encoding group IID secretory phospholipase A2: MEIPLLCMLAVFAGVIPAQSSILNLNKMVKQVTGKIAVFSYWPYGCHCGLGGRGQPKDATDWCCHAHDCCYHHLKYHKCHTHWDHYSYTFSQGNVQCSDKGGWCEQQLCACDKEVASCLRRNLDTYKKHLRYYWRPRCKGQTPKC; encoded by the exons ATGGAAATTCCCCTGCTGTGTATGCTGGCGGTGTTTGCTG GTGTGATTCCAGCCCAGAGCAGCATCCTGAACCTGAACAAGATGGTCAAACAAGTGACCGGGAAGATAGCCGTCTTCTCCTACTGGCCTTACGGCTGTCACTGCGGACTTGGTGGCAGAGGCCAGCCCAAAGATGCCACAGACTG GTGCTGCCATGCCCATGACTGCTGCTACCATCACCTGAAGTACCACAAATGCCATACCCACTGGGACCACTACAGCTACACCTTTTCCCAGGGGAACGTCCAGTGCT CTGACAAGGGGGGCTGGTGTGAGCAGCAGCTGTGCGCCTGTGACAAGGAGGTGGCCTCCTGCCTGCGGCGGAACCTGGACACCTATAAGAAGCACCTGCGTTACTACTGGCGGCCCCGCTGCAAGGGCCAGACCCCCAAGTGCTAG